Proteins encoded by one window of Ignavibacteriota bacterium:
- a CDS encoding 4Fe-4S binding protein, producing MSVVSTIPERCKRCYCCVRECPAKAIQINRGQAVVIADRCIGCGNCVKVCSQNAKAVRNGIEDVLDSLRRVSTHERIALLAPSFPAAFPMVRPLQVVGALRELGFTKVLEVGFGADLVSMEYRHRLEHAQGVTITTPCPAVVELVEKFHPELLPTLAPIVSPMIAAGKVARERYGRDAYVVFLGPCIAKKLEILDPAVADVVDEALTFDEIIKLFDVAEVDPSVSMEREFDQPRGNLGQIYPVAGGLLKSAGMSSDAMDEQVIVVEGRDRCLNIIDEIAAGRVGAKLVDILFCEGCINGPGMHSPLSHFEKRERIIQYVRERTSDLNVAIWKNSIATYARTDLDRGFTAKPVHDREVGAAEIEAILSASGKQRVEDRLNCGACGYTTCRDLATAVACGIAEPEMCLPYTIDTLERAHRELAQAQEQLIHSEKLASVGQLAAGVAHEINNPLGTILLYAHLLLRQLKDSDPAAKDVAFVIEEANRCKTIVSSLLNFARQGKLSVVDTSADDLLSSIVAMLERREDAAKVRFVVTVTDALPRLYIDADQMKQVLLNIALNGCEAMPSGGVLTLAAAQGAQPGEIVFTISDTGIGIPKENMPRLFTPFFTTKQIGKGTGLGLPIAYGIVKMHHGHIGVRSTPDAGTTFTVTIPVDVRGMHSGPSTPAELASALSASSVTRAESAS from the coding sequence ATGTCCGTTGTTTCAACGATACCCGAACGCTGCAAACGCTGCTACTGCTGCGTACGGGAGTGTCCTGCAAAGGCGATACAGATCAACCGGGGACAGGCGGTTGTCATCGCGGATCGCTGCATCGGCTGCGGGAACTGCGTGAAGGTCTGTTCGCAGAACGCCAAGGCCGTGCGCAACGGCATCGAGGATGTGCTCGACTCCCTCCGCCGCGTGTCCACACACGAGCGAATCGCCCTGCTCGCACCCTCGTTCCCGGCGGCCTTCCCGATGGTGCGCCCGCTGCAGGTTGTGGGGGCACTGCGGGAACTGGGCTTCACGAAGGTGCTCGAGGTCGGTTTCGGCGCCGATCTCGTCAGCATGGAATACCGCCACCGTCTCGAACATGCGCAGGGTGTGACAATCACCACCCCCTGCCCCGCCGTGGTCGAGCTGGTCGAAAAATTTCATCCCGAACTCCTCCCGACACTTGCGCCCATCGTGTCGCCCATGATCGCGGCCGGCAAGGTTGCCCGCGAACGGTACGGCCGAGACGCGTACGTGGTGTTTCTCGGACCCTGCATCGCAAAAAAACTCGAGATCCTCGATCCCGCGGTCGCCGATGTTGTGGACGAGGCGCTCACCTTCGACGAGATCATCAAACTGTTCGATGTCGCCGAGGTCGATCCGTCGGTCTCGATGGAGCGCGAGTTCGACCAGCCGCGCGGGAATCTCGGACAGATCTATCCCGTGGCGGGCGGACTGCTCAAAAGCGCCGGCATGAGTTCCGACGCGATGGACGAGCAGGTGATCGTGGTGGAGGGACGCGACCGCTGCCTGAACATCATCGACGAAATCGCCGCCGGCAGGGTCGGAGCAAAACTCGTCGACATCCTTTTCTGCGAGGGCTGCATCAACGGGCCGGGTATGCATTCGCCGCTCAGCCACTTCGAGAAGCGCGAGCGCATCATTCAATACGTGCGCGAGCGCACCAGCGATCTGAACGTCGCGATCTGGAAAAACTCGATCGCGACGTACGCGCGCACCGATCTCGACCGCGGCTTCACGGCGAAGCCCGTGCACGACCGCGAGGTCGGCGCCGCCGAGATCGAGGCGATCCTTTCCGCGTCGGGAAAACAGCGCGTGGAAGATCGCCTCAACTGCGGCGCCTGCGGCTACACGACCTGCCGCGATCTGGCCACCGCCGTCGCGTGCGGCATCGCTGAACCCGAGATGTGCCTGCCCTACACCATCGACACGCTCGAGCGCGCGCATCGCGAGCTCGCGCAGGCGCAGGAGCAACTCATCCATTCCGAAAAACTCGCCTCGGTCGGACAGCTCGCTGCGGGCGTCGCGCACGAGATCAACAATCCGCTCGGCACCATCCTGCTGTACGCGCATCTGCTGCTGCGGCAGCTCAAGGACTCCGATCCCGCCGCCAAGGATGTCGCGTTTGTGATCGAGGAAGCCAACCGCTGCAAGACCATCGTGTCGAGCCTGCTCAACTTCGCGCGGCAGGGTAAACTCTCGGTGGTCGACACAAGCGCCGACGATCTGCTCTCCTCCATTGTCGCCATGCTCGAGCGGCGCGAGGATGCCGCGAAGGTGCGTTTTGTCGTCACCGTCACGGACGCGCTGCCGCGCCTGTACATCGACGCCGACCAGATGAAACAGGTGCTCCTCAACATCGCGCTGAACGGCTGCGAAGCGATGCCCTCGGGCGGCGTGCTGACCCTCGCCGCCGCACAGGGCGCGCAGCCGGGCGAAATCGTCTTCACGATCAGCGACACCGGCATCGGCATACCGAAGGAAAACATGCCGCGGCTCTTCACGCCGTTTTTCACCACGAAACAGATCGGCAAGGGGACGGGCCTGGGCCTCCCCATCGCCTACGGCATTGTGAAGATGCATCACGGACACATCGGCGTGCGCAGCACGCCCGATGCGGGCACCACGTTCACGGTCACAATACCGGTGGACGTGCGTGGCATGCATTCGGGTCCGAGCACGCCCGCTGAACTCGCCTCGGCGCTCTCCGCCTCGTCCGTCACCCGCGCGGAATCCGCCTCATGA
- a CDS encoding response regulator, whose product MHKIAIIDDDPDIVEANSILLEANGFSVVTAGAVDEAIALVSREHPDLIILDVMMQEPDDGFYLANKFRKMGVDAPIIMLTSVSKAIGFNFGASEMVPIEEFLEKPVPPSTLLDRVKFHLAQAKRSNHASH is encoded by the coding sequence ATGCACAAAATCGCAATCATCGACGATGATCCGGATATCGTCGAAGCGAATTCGATCCTTCTCGAGGCCAACGGCTTCAGCGTCGTCACGGCGGGAGCGGTCGACGAGGCCATCGCGCTCGTGTCGCGCGAACATCCCGACCTGATCATCCTCGACGTGATGATGCAGGAGCCGGATGACGGCTTCTACCTTGCGAACAAGTTCCGCAAGATGGGCGTCGACGCGCCGATCATCATGCTCACATCGGTGTCGAAGGCCATCGGTTTTAATTTCGGCGCCAGCGAAATGGTGCCGATCGAGGAGTTTCTCGAGAAGCCCGTGCCCCCTTCCACGCTGCTCGACAGGGTCAAGTTCCACCTCGCACAAGCCAAGCGGAGCAACCATGCTAGTCACTGA
- a CDS encoding iron hydrogenase small subunit — MNTTESNRAPVSHQPHVVKPVAAGDIGSEVHVEINGTPFHVPLGMTILDACKSKGIHIPTLCYHSDLCLAGVCRICVVEVEGMRTLQAACTYPITNPVKIVTSSEKVRKSRRHILDLLLSEHYGECYSCHRNGNCELQTLSKEYGVDEYRFGHVTERKHEIDKSSYSVVRDMDKCVLCRRCVRTCIDLQEVGVLEATGRGDQTSISTFMDKPLLDVVCINCGQCINRCPTAALKANDPSDEIWAAIDDPKKHVVIQTAPSPRAAIGEEFGLPAGRSLTRELNTALRMMGYDKVFDTNFTADLTIMEEGTELLLRLKAALVDKDPKVKLPQFTSCSPGWVKYIEHFYPEYLDHLSSAKSPQQMFGAVIKTFYAQEAGVDPADIVTVAVMPCSAKKFECNRPEMADSGFKDVDYGLTTRELAQMIKEAGLKLPELPPSDFDDPFGEASGAGLIFGATGGVMEAALRTAYELVTGREVPFKNLDIMPCRGFEGVRQASVKLENVKPEWSFLEGVELKFMIAHGTANAKQVMDAMKRGELTDVHFIEVMGCPGGCIGGGGQPIPTSLEIRKKRAEAIYAEDAALPLRKSHENTHVKYLYEKFLTDGPCGHLSHKLLHTHYTERGKYIA; from the coding sequence ATGAATACAACTGAATCAAACCGCGCTCCCGTCAGCCATCAGCCGCATGTCGTCAAACCGGTCGCGGCCGGCGATATCGGTTCCGAGGTGCATGTCGAGATCAACGGCACGCCGTTTCACGTGCCGCTCGGCATGACGATCCTCGACGCGTGCAAGAGCAAGGGCATACACATCCCGACCCTCTGTTACCATTCCGACCTGTGCCTCGCGGGCGTGTGCCGCATCTGCGTCGTCGAGGTCGAGGGCATGCGCACGCTTCAGGCCGCCTGCACCTATCCCATCACCAATCCCGTGAAAATCGTGACCTCGTCGGAGAAGGTCCGCAAGTCGCGCCGGCACATCCTCGACCTGCTCCTCAGCGAGCACTACGGCGAGTGTTACTCGTGCCACCGCAACGGCAACTGCGAACTCCAGACCCTGTCGAAGGAATACGGCGTCGACGAATACCGTTTCGGGCACGTGACCGAACGCAAGCACGAGATCGACAAGTCGTCGTACTCCGTCGTGCGCGACATGGACAAGTGCGTGCTGTGCCGCCGCTGCGTCCGCACCTGCATCGACCTGCAGGAAGTGGGTGTGCTCGAGGCGACGGGCCGCGGCGACCAGACGTCGATCTCGACGTTTATGGACAAGCCGCTGCTCGACGTCGTCTGCATCAACTGCGGCCAGTGCATCAACCGCTGCCCGACCGCGGCGCTCAAGGCCAACGATCCGTCCGACGAGATCTGGGCCGCCATCGACGATCCGAAAAAACACGTCGTGATCCAAACCGCCCCGTCGCCGCGCGCCGCGATCGGCGAGGAATTCGGCCTGCCCGCCGGACGTTCGCTCACGCGCGAACTCAACACCGCGCTGCGCATGATGGGCTACGACAAGGTGTTCGACACCAACTTCACCGCCGATCTCACGATCATGGAGGAAGGCACCGAACTGCTGCTGCGTCTCAAGGCGGCGCTGGTCGACAAGGATCCGAAGGTGAAGCTGCCGCAGTTCACCTCCTGCTCCCCCGGTTGGGTGAAATACATCGAACATTTCTATCCCGAGTACCTCGACCATCTGTCGTCGGCGAAATCGCCGCAGCAGATGTTCGGCGCGGTGATCAAGACCTTCTACGCGCAGGAAGCGGGCGTGGATCCGGCCGACATCGTGACCGTGGCCGTCATGCCGTGTTCGGCGAAGAAGTTCGAGTGCAACCGTCCCGAGATGGCCGACTCCGGCTTCAAGGACGTGGACTACGGCCTGACGACGCGCGAACTTGCGCAGATGATCAAGGAAGCCGGTCTGAAGCTCCCCGAACTGCCGCCGTCGGACTTCGACGATCCGTTCGGTGAAGCATCGGGCGCGGGCCTCATTTTCGGCGCCACGGGCGGCGTGATGGAAGCGGCCCTGCGCACGGCGTACGAGCTGGTCACCGGTCGCGAGGTGCCCTTCAAGAATCTCGACATCATGCCGTGCCGCGGTTTCGAAGGCGTGCGCCAGGCGTCGGTGAAACTCGAGAACGTGAAGCCCGAATGGAGCTTCCTCGAGGGTGTGGAACTCAAGTTCATGATCGCGCACGGCACCGCCAATGCGAAGCAGGTGATGGACGCCATGAAGCGCGGCGAACTCACCGACGTGCATTTCATCGAGGTGATGGGCTGCCCCGGCGGCTGTATCGGCGGCGGCGGTCAGCCGATCCCGACCTCGCTCGAGATCCGCAAGAAACGCGCCGAGGCGATTTACGCCGAGGACGCGGCGCTCCCGTTGCGCAAGTCGCACGAGAACACCCACGTGAAATATCTGTACGAGAAGTTCCTGACCGACGGTCCCTGCGGTCATCTCTCGCACAAACTGCTGCATACGCATTATACGGAGCGGGGCAAGTATATTGCCTGA
- a CDS encoding response regulator, whose product MTAPGARPQLLVVDDEFGMREGISRIFAMEGFDVAVAENGTEGIERGLARDFDIVLLDLKMPDIDGLAVLRTLREQRPDTEYLMMTAFAGIDSAVEATRTGAYTYIPKPFTPDQIVFEVRRALEKRRLTLEARELRAEQERRLLEIHLEQSRLRTIINAISDAVFVTNLQDEIVLANPRARALFELSSRVKAGARIADIFPEPVVELIRDAASKAPEGVELVSREWEMKPGLELVLSMKTVPLRDAGQSIIGYVTTVQDVTEPKRLEMQKSQFVSMVAHELKAPLAAISGYLDTMKDKLLGPDLGTYDTMVHRSSERLKALVELINDLLNISRMELGTARREIAAVSIPDLTAQVEELLRQQMQARGLRFETRFDDGLPPIEVDREEFARVLTNLLSNAIKYNREGGDIVIGATASDGSVLLTVRDTGIGMRPAEVENLFRQFYRAKNELTRAIPGTGLGLSIVKQIVESYHGNVTVHSVFGEGTEFRLRIPVHVVERAD is encoded by the coding sequence ATGACCGCGCCCGGCGCACGGCCGCAGCTTCTTGTCGTGGACGACGAGTTCGGCATGCGCGAGGGTATCTCGCGGATCTTCGCCATGGAAGGATTCGATGTCGCCGTGGCCGAGAACGGCACAGAGGGCATCGAGCGCGGCTTGGCGCGCGACTTCGACATCGTGCTGCTCGACCTGAAGATGCCCGACATCGACGGACTCGCGGTGCTCCGCACTCTGCGTGAACAGCGGCCCGACACCGAATATCTCATGATGACGGCCTTCGCCGGCATCGACTCCGCCGTCGAGGCAACACGCACGGGCGCGTACACGTACATCCCCAAACCCTTCACGCCCGACCAGATCGTCTTCGAGGTGCGCCGCGCTCTCGAGAAGCGCCGCCTGACGCTCGAGGCGCGCGAACTGCGCGCGGAGCAGGAGCGCCGCCTCCTCGAGATACATCTGGAGCAGAGCCGCCTGCGCACCATCATCAATGCGATCAGCGACGCGGTGTTTGTGACGAATCTGCAGGACGAGATCGTGCTCGCGAACCCGCGCGCCCGCGCGCTGTTCGAACTTTCCTCGCGCGTGAAGGCGGGCGCTCGCATCGCCGACATCTTCCCCGAGCCGGTGGTGGAGTTGATCCGTGACGCGGCGTCAAAGGCGCCCGAGGGCGTCGAACTCGTGTCGCGCGAATGGGAGATGAAACCGGGGCTCGAGCTGGTGCTCTCGATGAAAACCGTGCCGCTGCGCGACGCGGGCCAGTCCATAATCGGGTATGTGACCACGGTGCAGGACGTCACCGAGCCGAAACGTCTCGAGATGCAGAAGTCGCAGTTCGTCTCGATGGTGGCGCACGAACTCAAGGCCCCGCTCGCCGCCATCAGCGGCTACCTCGACACAATGAAGGACAAGCTGCTCGGGCCGGACCTCGGGACCTACGACACGATGGTGCACCGCTCGTCGGAACGCCTGAAGGCGCTGGTGGAATTGATCAACGATCTGCTCAACATCAGCCGCATGGAACTGGGCACGGCGCGGCGCGAAATCGCCGCTGTCAGCATCCCCGACCTGACGGCGCAGGTCGAGGAACTCCTGCGCCAGCAGATGCAGGCGCGCGGGCTCCGCTTCGAAACCCGTTTCGACGACGGCCTCCCGCCCATCGAGGTCGACCGCGAGGAATTCGCCCGCGTGCTCACCAACCTGCTCAGCAACGCGATCAAGTACAACCGCGAGGGCGGCGACATCGTGATCGGCGCGACGGCGTCAGACGGCTCGGTGCTTCTCACCGTGCGCGACACGGGCATCGGCATGCGGCCCGCCGAGGTCGAGAATCTATTCCGCCAATTCTACCGCGCCAAGAACGAACTCACGCGTGCGATTCCCGGCACGGGCCTCGGCCTCTCGATCGTGAAACAGATCGTTGAATCCTATCACGGCAACGTCACGGTGCACAGCGTCTTTGGCGAGGGAACCGAATTCCGCCTGCGCATTCCGGTCCATGTTGTGGAGCGCGCGGACTGA